The region TTCGCCGAAGCCGGTGGCTCTTTTGCACCCGACGTGCTGTTTTCTGCCCATCTGCGCTTCGCCCGGTCCGGGACAACGAACTGGTGGTCTGCCATTCCCCTGAACCGTCGGCAGACAGCCGGAGGATCTTTTTGGGGCGGTTCGTGTATGTCGTTTTCGATGGCGATCGTCTGCTGGTGGGTGGCGGTCCAACTGGTCATTGTCTGCTGGCCGCGAAGCTTCATTGTCGATGTCGTGTTCTTCGCCGCCATTGTCCCGGGCTCATTCCCACGATCCGTTTAAAGCCCCGACTGAAAGATGCTTCCGTCTCGTAGCCTACTGATTCTGCCACGGCCCGCAGCGGCAGGGAGCCGGTTTCCATCAATTTTGCCGCGAGCTGCATACGCCAGCGTGAGAGATAGGTCATCGGTGGTGTTCCAACCACGGCATTGAAGCGTTCGGCCATTACACTGCGCGACATGCCCGCTTCGCGGGCCAATTGTTCCAGTGTCCAGTCGCGGGCCGGATGGCTGTGTATGAGCGCCAGTGCCTTGCCGATGCCTGGTGTGCGGACGGCCGCAAGCCAGCCACTCGCATTTTCCGGCAGGTCTTCCACGTACCTGCGCACGGCCGCGATGAAGATCAACTCGCACAATCGAGACAGGACCGCGGAACTGCCAATCCTTTGACAGTGGCTCTCTTCCACGGCTGCTTGTATCAACTCCAGCAACCTGTCGTCCGGCTTGTCGTGCCTCCTTTCGCGAGGCCGGACATGGAGTATCCGGGGAAGCGCCTCCAGAAGGGGATTGAACGGTTTTGAACTGTGACCAAGAAATCCGCAAATCAGTTCGGCACATGTGCCTTCCGAATTGCCGGTACCTTCCCCAACCTCAAGTTTGAAAGGCAGCGTGATCGTCGGATCAGGGGGCGCGAAATGGCCGAGATCCGGCGCACTCTCGAG is a window of Roseibium salinum DNA encoding:
- a CDS encoding AraC family transcriptional regulator produces the protein MQNRADLISDVLRVVQLSGAIFFEVNARAPWISEAPRSSELLPLVMPEAQGLIEYHVMLQGEGWAEIVSEAGACERVRLEAGSVIIFPHGDAHRMGSDLALESAPDLGHFAPPDPTITLPFKLEVGEGTGNSEGTCAELICGFLGHSSKPFNPLLEALPRILHVRPRERRHDKPDDRLLELIQAAVEESHCQRIGSSAVLSRLCELIFIAAVRRYVEDLPENASGWLAAVRTPGIGKALALIHSHPARDWTLEQLAREAGMSRSVMAERFNAVVGTPPMTYLSRWRMQLAAKLMETGSLPLRAVAESVGYETEASFSRGFKRIVGMSPGQWRRRTRHRQ